The genomic window GACATCCTTGGCACGCAGTTCTGCGCAATCTGGCTTACTCAGCAGGAGTTTGATGGCGAGCTGACTTTTCCGCCCAGGCCGAATTCAGCCCTGCTGGATGACCCGCCAACTTGGATCGAGAAAGACTACGCGAGCTACTTCTACGACCGCTGGCTTTACACCCGGAACGAAGACCCCGTCATCCCTGGCGCGGGGATTGGAAGCACATCCGGCGATACCGTGGCGTTGCCGATCAGCGCAGGCATCCGCGCTGACGATCCCAACGTAGGCAGATCGCCGCGGGAATGGGAGAGCGAGTGCGCCATCAGCGGCTACATCGAGGCATTCAGCGAGCGTGGAGAGGCACTGAACCTCAGCCGCTGGGATTCCATCGCCCACCTCGGCGGAACGATGCAGCCCCAGCAGGGCTACCCTGAGTTCGGCCCCTACTACCTCGAATTCGAGGAGGGTTTTGGCGGGTTCAATTTCGGTGGCGGCAACGCACAGTTGGATCTGCAGCAGATGAAGATCGACTGGGCATGCGGATGACCCTTTCGCGTTGAGCAAAAAAGCCCCGGATTATCGCCGGGGCTCTTCGTCATGTCAGCGGTGAGCTATCCCTCAGCCCGCGTCCACCGCCAACGCACCCAGCGCACTGGCCTTGATCCGCTCCTTGGCCTTTTCACAGGCACCGCCGCAATCCAGGCGCGAGGCCTCCAGCTGCGGCGGCAGGTGTTCGGCCAGGAAGTCGATGAACACCCGCACTGCCGGCAGCAGGCCGCGGCGCGAGGCGAACACGGCGTGGCACACGCCCTGCGGCAGCGACCAGTCCGGCAGCACCACTTCCAGCTCGCCATTGCGCACTGCATCGGCGCACACGGTTTCCGGCAGCATGGTGATGCCGAACCCGTCCTTCACCATGCTCTGCAGCAGCGGGAAATCGAACCCGGCCACGCGCGGCTGCAGGTCCACCCGGCGCACCGCGCCTTCCGGTCCGTGCAGTTCCCAGCGCTGGCGCGCTTCGTCTTCGCTGATGCTCAGGGTGACGTGGTTGGCCAGCTCTTCCGGGTCCTTCGGGCGCCCGGCGCGGTCCAGGTACTTCGGGCTGGCCACCAGCAGTTCCTGCACCTGGCCGAAGCTGCGCATCACCAGGCTGCCATCGTCATCCAGGCGCGAACGCACGCGCAGGGCGACGTCGTAGCCTTCGTTGATGATGTCCACGCGGCGGTTGCTGATGTTCAGCTGCAACCGCACCTTCGGGTACTGCTCCAGGAACTTGGGAAGCAGCTTGGGCAGCTGCATCTGCGCCAGCGATACCGGCACGCTGGCGCGCACCACGCCGCGCGGCTCGGCGCTGAGGCGGTCCACCACCTCACGCGCGGCCTGGGCCTCGGCCAGCATGGTCTGGGCGTGGCGATGCACGCTGGTGCCGACGTCGGTGACCGCGAAGCGGCGCGTGGAGCGCTGCAGCAGGCGTACGCCCAGGTCGGTTTCCAACTGGCTGATGCGGCGGCTCAGGCGCGACTTGGGAATGCCCAGTGCGCGTTCGGCGGCGGCAAAGCCACCGTGGTCGACCACCATCGCGAAGTAGTACAGATCATTCAGGTCATGCATGCCCGAGTTCCACATTTAGAACAATACGTGGCATTCAACCACCTTTATCCCGTTGTTGCAACAACCTATCGTTCTCTCCGTCGGCGGGGGCTACCCGCCCCTTCCTCCCAGACCATAGGTGACTGCCATGAAGCTTCTGCATCTCGACGCCAGCGTGCTTGGCGAGAATTCCGTCTCCCGTCACCTGACCGCCGCCGTGGTGGCCCGGTTCAAGCAGCAGATCGAAGGTCTGCAGGTCGATTATCGCGATCTTGACGCCAATCCGGTACCGCATCTGCGCAGCAGCTCGCTGGCCAAGGCCGATGCGGCCGAAGCCGCCGATGCTGAACAGGTGCTCGAGCAGTTCCTCGCTGCGGACATCGTGGTGATCGGCGCGCCGATGTACAACTTCAGCATTCCCTCCACCCTGAAGGCCTGGATCGACCGCGTGGCCGTTGCCGGCCGCACTTTCAAGTACACCGAGAATGGCCCGGTGGGCCTGGCCGGCGGCAAGCGGGTGATCGTGGTCAGCAGCCGCGGCGGCATCTACACCGATTCGCCGGCGGACTTCCAGGAGCCGTTCCTGCGCCAGACGTTCGCCTTCTGGGGCATCAACGACATCGAGTTCGTGCGCGCCGAGGGCATTGCCTACTCGCCGCAGCACCGCGAAGACGCCATTGCCGGCGCACTGGCGGCGCTGCCGTCTCACGAGGGCGCCGAAGCGGTCGCCGCGTAACGCGTTCCAGCGTTCGGCGCCCCTCTCTCCTCGTCTGGGCGCTGAACGCGGGCCGGGATCCCCTCCCCCATCCCGGCCCACCCCTGACGGCCCCGCTTTGCGGGGCCGTTTTTTTGCGTGCGGATGGGTGGTCGCCGGGCATGGTCCCGCGCTACCGGGCTGAGCGGGTAGCGCCGGGCCATGCCCGGCACAAGCGGTACAGTGGGCCATGGTCTACATCGTCATGGCTGCACACCGCAGCGAGTTTCCGCACCCGATCACCCTGCGTCGTGGCCAGGCGCTGGTGGTAGGCGAGCGCTATGAAGGCCCGGAAGGCTGGGACGACTGGTTCCTGTGCGAGGCCGCAGGACAGCAACCCGGGTACGTGCCGGCGCCGGTGATCGGCCGCGATGCGCAGGGTGGCGCCTTTGCCACGGAGGACTACTGCGCGCGCGAGCTGGAGGTGGATCCCGGGCAGGTGCTGCAGGGGCAGCGCACGCTCAATGGCTGGGCGTGGTGCGTACCGGAGACAGGCGAACCCGGATGGGTGCCGCTGGAGAAGCTGCGCGTCGCGGAGTGAGTGCGGCGGTCATCCACGCAGGGCGCGGATCTACTACAGACGGTAGATCCACGCCATGCGCGGGTCCCCACCCCAAAAACGCCGGGCATGGCCCGGCGCTACCGGCGTCAACCGATGGTTTCCAGTCCACCCATGTACGGGCGCAGGGCCTCGGGCACGGTGATGCTGCCATCGGCGTTCTGGTAGTTCTCCATCACCGCGATCATCGCGCGGCCAACCGCCACGCCCGAGCCGTTCAGGGTGTGCACCAGCTCCGGCTTGCCGGTGGCGGGGTTGCGCCAGCGGGCCTGCATGCGACGGGCCTGGAAATCACCGGTGTTGGAGCACGAGCTGATCTCGCGGTAGGTGTTCTGCGAGGGCAGCCAGACTTCCAGGTCGTAGGTCTTGATCGCCGAGAAGCCCATGTCGCCGGTGCACAGCAGCACCTTGCGGTACGGCAGGCCCAGCTTTTCCAGCACCACTTCGGCGCAGCGGGTCATGCGGGTGTGCTCGGCGTCGCTGTCTTCCGGGCGGCAGATCGACACCAGCTCGACCTTCTCGAACTGGTGCTGGCGGATCATGCCGCGCACGTCACGGCCGCCGCTGCCGGCCTCTGCGCGGAAGCACATCGAGTGGGCGGTCACGCGCAGCGGCAGGCGCTCGGCGTCGACAATCTCGTCGCGCACCAGGTTGGTCAGCGGCACTTCCGAGGTCGGGATCAGGTAGCGCGTGGAATCGCCCACGGCGGTCTTGAACAGGTCGTCCTCGAACTTCGGCAGCTGGCCGGTGCCACGCAGCGAATCGGCGTTGACCAGCAGCGGCACGTTGGTTTCTTCGTAGCCGTGTTCGCCGGCGTGCAGGTCCAGCATGAACTGGGCCAGGGCGCGGTGCAGGCGCGCGATCGGGCCACGCAGCACGGTGAAGCGCGAGCCGGACAGCTTGGCCGCGGTCTCGCCGTCCAGCCAGCCATTGCGGGCGCCCAGTTCGACGTGGTCCAGCACCTGGAAGTCGAACTGGCGCGGGGTTCCCCAGCGCGCCTGCTCGACGTTGTCGTTCTCGTCGGCGCCGGCCGGCACGTCATCGGCCGGCAGGTTCGGGATGCCCATCGAGATCGCATCGATCTTTTCGCGCAGCTCGTCCAGCGCCACTTCCGAGGCCTTCAGCTCGTCGGCGAAGGCGGCGACCTCGGCCATGATGGCCGAGACGTCCTCGCCCTTGGCCTTGGCCTGGCCGATGGCCTTGGAACGGCTGTTGCGCAGGCTCTGCAGCTCCTGGGTCCGCACCTGGATGCGCTTGCGATCGGCCTCCAGGGACTCCAGGGCAGACACGTCGAGCTCGAAACCGCGGCTGCTGCGCAGGCGTTCGGCGAGGTCGGCGGGCTGGTGGCGGAGCAGGGCTGGATCAAGCATGGCAGGTGTCGTGGTGGGTATCAGGAACGGGATTATCGCCTGTTATACGGATTTCTGCCGCCCGGTTCATTCCGGCCGTGGCAGAATCGAGCCATTCCGTACTGGTCCGGTCCATGTCTGCTCCCCGCTCGTCGTCCGCCAAGTCGTTCACCGTCCACATTCCGCGCAACGCCCTGAAGATTGCCGGCATCGCCTTCGGTGTCGGCATCCTGCTGTTCGTGCTGGTCTGGCTGACCGGCCGCGACAAGGAATTCTTCCGTGCCGACCCGGCCGTACAGACGCCGCAGGAAACCGCCCAGGTCGAACCGCTGCCGGAACCGCTGGCCGCTGCCGCCGGCTCCAGCGACATGCCCGACGCCAAGCCCGCACCGATCGCGGAAGAGGACGCACCGAAGCTGGTGGAAACCGCGCCGCCGCCCCCGCCGGCCATCGCCGAGCCGGCGCCGGCCGCGCCGGGCAGCCCCGCAGCAGCGACCGCCAATGCGCAGCCGATGCCGATTGCCGGCCAGTCGCCGCCACCGGCCTACCCGGCCGCGGCGCTGCGCCGTGGCGAAGCGGGCAGCGTGGTGGTGCGCGTGGAGGTGGACGCGACCGGCTACCCGAACAACGTGACGGTGATCCAGCGCAGTGGCTCGCGTGAGCTCGACCGCGCCGCCACCGATGCGGTGCGTCGCTGGCGCTTCAGTCCGGCCGTCAGCAATGGCCAGCCGGTGCCGGGCAGCATTGAAGTGCCCTTTGACTTCAAGCCGCAGTAACTGAACGCTTCCCGGCGGCAAAACTGAACCCTGGCGGCAGCGTTGACGCAGCGGTGACACACCGCTACGTCGGGTCGGGCAAGACTCTGGGCGTCGTTACCGACCGAGGAGTTTGCGATGACTGCCACCACCCATGAAAACCTCCATTCGCCGCAGCGGCAGCAGGACGGCACGGTGTCGAACACGCCCACGTCGCCGTGGTTGTGGCTGGCGCTGATCGTGGCGATGTTCGCGGCCGCCTTCATGTGGCTGCGCTTGGCCAACCATGATGACGTGGCGCCCGCCCCGGTGGGCGAGCGCATGCTGCCGGCAACCGAAACACCGGTGGCAACCGCGCCGCCGGCCGCCCGCCAGGCCGCGCCGGCGACGAGTCAGCGCAAGGCGGCGCCGGCACTGCGCAACCGTGAAGCGCGCCCGCTGGCCAGCAACAGCAAGCCGGCCTACCCGGCTGCGGCGCTGCGCAGCGGCGTGCAGGGCAGCGTGGTCGCCAGCCTGAACGTGGATACCCGCGGCAACGTCACCGACGCGGCGATCGTTTCGCGCAGCGGCGAGCGCAGCCGCGACCTGGACCGCGCGGTGCTGAGCACCGTGCAGGGCTGGAAGTTCGAACCGGCGGTGCACAATGGCCGCGCTGTGGCCAGCGTGGTGCGCGTGCCGGTGGATTTCCGTACCGAACAGCGTTGATCGCGGACGAGGGGTTCGTGATGTTCGACGGAGGCTCCGGCCTCCGTCTTTTTTGCGCGCGGGTTGGGATTCCGCCGGGCATGGCCCGGCGCTACCGAGCGGTACGCGCGCGGATGTATTCCGCCGGGCATGGCCCGGCGCTACCGAGCGGTATGCGTGCGGATGCATTCCGCCGGCCATGGCCCGGCGCTACCGGGCGGTACGCGCGCGGATGCATTCCGCCGGGCATGGCCCGGCGCTACCGGGCGGTACGCGCGCGGATGCATTCCGCAGCGGCGCTGTTGCCTCAGGCCAGGTTGAACCCGGCACTGCGCGCCAGGCCGTCGAAATCCGGGAAGGACGTGGCGACGTTGGCGATGTCGTTGATGCGTACCTCGCCATCGCTGATCTGGCCGGCAATGGCGAAGGCCATGGCGATGCGGTGGTCACCGTGGCTTTCGATAATGCCGCTGCCCAGGCGTGCGCCGCCGTGCAGGGTGGCGCCGTCTTCGGTTTCATCCACCTGCATGCCCAGCGCGCGCAGGCCGGTCGCCATCGCCGCCAGGCGATCGGACTCCTTCACCCGCAGTTCGGCGGCGCCGGTGACCACGGTCTGGCCTTGGGCGGCGGCGGCGGCCACGAACAGCGCCGGAAACTCGTCGATCATGTCCGGCACCAGCGCCTCGGGAATGCGCGCGCCCTTCAGCGGCGCGTAGCGCACCACCAGATCAGCCACCGGCTCCCCGCCCTGCTCTGCCGGATTCTCCTCGGTGATGTCGGCGCCCATCAGGCGCAGCGCCTGCAACAGGCCGGTACGGCG from Stenotrophomonas sp. 704A1 includes these protein-coding regions:
- a CDS encoding ligand-binding protein SH3, with the protein product MVYIVMAAHRSEFPHPITLRRGQALVVGERYEGPEGWDDWFLCEAAGQQPGYVPAPVIGRDAQGGAFATEDYCARELEVDPGQVLQGQRTLNGWAWCVPETGEPGWVPLEKLRVAE
- a CDS encoding LysR family transcriptional regulator, with amino-acid sequence MHDLNDLYYFAMVVDHGGFAAAERALGIPKSRLSRRISQLETDLGVRLLQRSTRRFAVTDVGTSVHRHAQTMLAEAQAAREVVDRLSAEPRGVVRASVPVSLAQMQLPKLLPKFLEQYPKVRLQLNISNRRVDIINEGYDVALRVRSRLDDDGSLVMRSFGQVQELLVASPKYLDRAGRPKDPEELANHVTLSISEDEARQRWELHGPEGAVRRVDLQPRVAGFDFPLLQSMVKDGFGITMLPETVCADAVRNGELEVVLPDWSLPQGVCHAVFASRRGLLPAVRVFIDFLAEHLPPQLEASRLDCGGACEKAKERIKASALGALAVDAG
- a CDS encoding energy transducer TonB encodes the protein MTATTHENLHSPQRQQDGTVSNTPTSPWLWLALIVAMFAAAFMWLRLANHDDVAPAPVGERMLPATETPVATAPPAARQAAPATSQRKAAPALRNREARPLASNSKPAYPAAALRSGVQGSVVASLNVDTRGNVTDAAIVSRSGERSRDLDRAVLSTVQGWKFEPAVHNGRAVASVVRVPVDFRTEQR
- a CDS encoding FMN-dependent NADH-azoreductase: MKLLHLDASVLGENSVSRHLTAAVVARFKQQIEGLQVDYRDLDANPVPHLRSSSLAKADAAEAADAEQVLEQFLAADIVVIGAPMYNFSIPSTLKAWIDRVAVAGRTFKYTENGPVGLAGGKRVIVVSSRGGIYTDSPADFQEPFLRQTFAFWGINDIEFVRAEGIAYSPQHREDAIAGALAALPSHEGAEAVAA
- the serS gene encoding serine--tRNA ligase; protein product: MLDPALLRHQPADLAERLRSSRGFELDVSALESLEADRKRIQVRTQELQSLRNSRSKAIGQAKAKGEDVSAIMAEVAAFADELKASEVALDELREKIDAISMGIPNLPADDVPAGADENDNVEQARWGTPRQFDFQVLDHVELGARNGWLDGETAAKLSGSRFTVLRGPIARLHRALAQFMLDLHAGEHGYEETNVPLLVNADSLRGTGQLPKFEDDLFKTAVGDSTRYLIPTSEVPLTNLVRDEIVDAERLPLRVTAHSMCFRAEAGSGGRDVRGMIRQHQFEKVELVSICRPEDSDAEHTRMTRCAEVVLEKLGLPYRKVLLCTGDMGFSAIKTYDLEVWLPSQNTYREISSCSNTGDFQARRMQARWRNPATGKPELVHTLNGSGVAVGRAMIAVMENYQNADGSITVPEALRPYMGGLETIG
- a CDS encoding energy transducer TonB, with product MSAPRSSSAKSFTVHIPRNALKIAGIAFGVGILLFVLVWLTGRDKEFFRADPAVQTPQETAQVEPLPEPLAAAAGSSDMPDAKPAPIAEEDAPKLVETAPPPPPAIAEPAPAAPGSPAAATANAQPMPIAGQSPPPAYPAAALRRGEAGSVVVRVEVDATGYPNNVTVIQRSGSRELDRAATDAVRRWRFSPAVSNGQPVPGSIEVPFDFKPQ